GATGACGATTTGCCGGTTGGCTACATCCCGGTGGATTCGGTGCATTCGCCGATTACCAAAGTCAACTTCCATGTGGAAGCCGCGCGTCTCGGTCAAGACACTGATTATGACAAGCTGCTGATGGAAGTCTGGACGAACGGCAGCGTCACACCGGAACACGCGATTGGCCTAGCGGCGAAATTGATCAAAGATCACATGCAGATCTTTATCAACTTCGAGGAAGAGGTCGAGCAACAACCCGAACCAACGCTGTTGGCCAGCAAGCCTGCCCAAACCAGCAATGAAAATCTCGACCGCTCGGTGGACGAACTCGAATTGTCGGTGCGTTCGTACAATTGTCTGAAGAACTCAGACATTCGCACCATTCGCGATTTGGTTTTGAAGAGCGAGGCCGAGATGCTCAAGACGAAGAACTTTGGGCGCAAATCCCTCAACGAGATCAAAGACATTTTGAACTCGATGGGCCTGGGCCTGGGCATGCGTTTTGACGAAAATGGCACGCTGGTCAAAGTGCCGGAATAGCGCTCCAGTCTGAGTAATCGAGAGAAGTAAGAGGACAGATCAATGAGACACTTGGTAGCACATCGTAAATTGGGCCGCACCTCGTCGCATCGCAAGGCGCTGTTGCGCAACCTTTGCGCCTCGCTGGTCGAGCACGAACGCATCATCACCACGCTGCCCAAAGCGAAGGAATTGCGTCCGTTCGCCGAACAGGTCATCACGCTGGGCCGCAAAGCTCGCAAAGCGCGTGAGGCAGGTAAACCGGAAACCGCGCTGCATTTGGCGCGCCAGGCGGCGAATGCCTTCTTCCCCGGCAACTCGAATTGGGATAGTAAACAGCATGATCCGAATGCTGAACGCACTGCCGGTGTCGCGGCTGTGCGCAAGGTAACCGGCGAACTAGCGGAACGCTTTGCCGAACGTCCTGGCGGTTACACGCGCATTCTCAAACTCGGCAAACGCAAAGGCGATGGCGCGGAACTCGCGCTCATCGAATTTGTGGATGCCAAGGTGAAGACGCCCGTCGAAGAGAAGAAGTAAGTCTGGCAGAGAGAGGCTCTCTCGCACAGTTTGTATAGGCGCCTCAACCGTGCGGGTTTCACGCGGTTGAGGCGTTTGCTTTAGCGGTGCTGCGGTACGCGCGAGTGGTAGCGACTTGGTGGCCCCAAGTCGCGCGCAATTGGAATCACCAAGTCTGTACCGCACCGCGCGCAGTATTCATCATCCCAATCCTTATGAAAAAAACGGCGAGTCCAAAAGCTGCGACAAAACCGTCAAAGCCCGCCGCTAAAGCTGTTGGCAAAGCGGCTGTAAAAGCTGCCGCCAAACCGCAACCGGCTGAGACCGAAAACCTCAACCTCGACGAAATCAAAGAACTGATCGAACTGATCGCCGAAAAACAGTTCACCGATTTCGAACTCGAGCGGGGTGTCTTTCGCTTGC
This is a stretch of genomic DNA from Acidobacteriota bacterium. It encodes these proteins:
- a CDS encoding DNA-directed RNA polymerase subunit alpha is translated as MWTGFQKPKRLTCDTMTERYGRFSAQPFERGFGTTIGNSLRRALLSSIEGAAITAVRIEGVLHEFSSIPGVVEDATDIILNLKRVPFQLHTGEVKTLRISRTEPGIVKSVDIETDEDVDVLDDDIHLATVSEGGSLNIELRLKKGRGYVSADRNFDDDLPVGYIPVDSVHSPITKVNFHVEAARLGQDTDYDKLLMEVWTNGSVTPEHAIGLAAKLIKDHMQIFINFEEEVEQQPEPTLLASKPAQTSNENLDRSVDELELSVRSYNCLKNSDIRTIRDLVLKSEAEMLKTKNFGRKSLNEIKDILNSMGLGLGMRFDENGTLVKVPE
- the rplQ gene encoding 50S ribosomal protein L17, which produces MRHLVAHRKLGRTSSHRKALLRNLCASLVEHERIITTLPKAKELRPFAEQVITLGRKARKAREAGKPETALHLARQAANAFFPGNSNWDSKQHDPNAERTAGVAAVRKVTGELAERFAERPGGYTRILKLGKRKGDGAELALIEFVDAKVKTPVEEKK